One Parasphingorhabdus cellanae genomic region harbors:
- a CDS encoding CPBP family glutamic-type intramembrane protease has product MTALRLAIPALAMVAALGFLAEWLVWSPVSDIATLVTTAVFLFFVPALLEELVFRGVLLSWLTQLTPRWGAWLSTLLFVAWHPVQALTIGPPWADMFLHPTFWIATLILGIILAHIRIVSQSLWPVILIHWFAVLIWKSLLGGPFY; this is encoded by the coding sequence ATGACGGCCTTGCGCTTGGCCATCCCCGCTTTGGCGATGGTTGCGGCGCTTGGGTTTTTGGCAGAATGGCTGGTCTGGAGCCCGGTCAGTGACATCGCCACCCTAGTCACCACCGCCGTTTTCCTGTTCTTCGTCCCCGCTTTGCTCGAAGAATTAGTGTTTCGCGGCGTCCTGTTATCATGGCTGACACAACTCACGCCGCGATGGGGGGCATGGCTTTCGACTCTGTTATTTGTCGCCTGGCATCCGGTGCAGGCATTGACTATTGGTCCGCCCTGGGCAGATATGTTTCTGCATCCGACATTCTGGATCGCCACACTGATCCTCGGTATCATATTGGCGCACATCAGAATTGTCTCGCAGTCGCTTTGGCCGGTGATTTTGATACATTGGTTTGCTGTTCTGATCTGGAAATCTCTGTTAGGAGGTCCCTTCTATTGA
- a CDS encoding DUF4402 domain-containing protein: MKTRDQIIPRLIGGLLIVLIGMTSAPAAFAQTADADARAVTIGPLSVVNIADLEFGNIIPGPTPGTVFIDTRNGNRTSTGGVTLAAGANNRANFIIYGGPNQIVEISIPGSTTITHTNGSDNMIIDQMAIGNGNRNFSTFVRGLLGTLGIYQLTVGGRLNVAADQEDGAYTGSFIMTVDYL, from the coding sequence ATGAAGACCAGAGACCAGATTATACCGCGCTTGATCGGCGGCTTGTTGATCGTGCTTATTGGGATGACAAGTGCACCGGCGGCATTTGCACAGACGGCTGATGCTGACGCTCGGGCAGTCACTATTGGCCCACTTTCCGTCGTGAATATTGCCGATCTGGAATTTGGCAACATCATACCCGGGCCAACGCCCGGCACGGTGTTTATCGACACCCGAAACGGTAACCGGACGAGCACAGGCGGCGTCACGCTTGCTGCTGGTGCCAATAACCGTGCCAATTTCATCATCTATGGTGGGCCAAATCAGATTGTAGAAATATCCATTCCCGGATCAACAACGATCACGCACACCAATGGATCGGATAATATGATCATTGACCAGATGGCAATCGGCAACGGTAACCGAAATTTTAGCACCTTTGTACGCGGCCTGCTGGGAACGCTGGGTATTTACCAGTTGACGGTCGGTGGTCGGCTGAATGTTGCTGCTGATCAGGAAGATGGCGCTTATACTGGCAGCTTCATCATGACTGTCGATTATCTCTGA
- a CDS encoding zinc-finger domain-containing protein, translating to MNDTPETVRTSKKRNACDGASDIPGGAALGHPRVWLEIDEKGYVDCGYCDRRFILIGGPADIPEEASTSE from the coding sequence ATGAACGACACACCGGAAACCGTAAGAACATCCAAAAAACGTAACGCTTGTGATGGCGCATCCGATATTCCGGGTGGTGCCGCGCTGGGCCATCCGCGTGTTTGGCTGGAAATTGACGAAAAAGGCTATGTCGATTGCGGCTATTGTGACCGACGCTTCATTCTGATCGGCGGGCCTGCTGATATACCGGAAGAAGCATCGACGAGCGAATAA
- a CDS encoding putative signal transducing protein, producing the protein MSLVELSRHMHGYEAEIIRGRLEAAGIGAVCFDSGVNIVEGAGIALPARVMVLDEDLAEAKAILAEDVAL; encoded by the coding sequence ATGAGCCTGGTTGAACTGTCCCGTCACATGCATGGCTATGAAGCGGAAATCATCCGCGGCCGGCTGGAGGCCGCTGGCATTGGTGCGGTCTGTTTCGATAGCGGGGTGAATATTGTCGAGGGGGCAGGGATTGCCTTGCCCGCTCGCGTGATGGTGCTCGACGAGGATTTGGCTGAGGCGAAAGCGATACTGGCGGAGGATGTTGCCTTATGA
- a CDS encoding ABC transporter ATP-binding protein, which produces MTEAAISIDHLSKTYEGGKKALDDVTFDVKRGEIFGLLGPNGAGKSTLINILSGMVSKTSGSANIWGFDIDLDHRNAKASIGIVPQEIMFDPFFTPAESLEVVAGLYGIKKSERRTMELLRAVHLEDKADAYSRTLSGGMKRRLLVAKAMVHSPPILVLDEPTAGVDIELRQQLWEYVEQLNRSGVTIVLTTHYLEEAENLCDRIAIINHGKLIALKTTSELVGMAREKLVELTLDRDLSEDSDAVTFADDLFLKAEIIGTRTIAVTYNKDRTNAGGVMEAVQKRGYQIVDVTTREADLEDVFLNLTRKAA; this is translated from the coding sequence ATGACCGAAGCTGCTATATCCATCGACCATCTCTCCAAAACCTATGAAGGCGGCAAAAAGGCCCTGGATGACGTTACTTTTGACGTGAAACGCGGTGAGATTTTCGGGTTGCTGGGGCCCAATGGCGCAGGAAAATCGACCCTGATTAACATATTATCCGGCATGGTCAGCAAAACCAGCGGTTCCGCCAATATCTGGGGCTTTGATATTGATTTGGATCATCGCAACGCCAAGGCATCGATCGGCATCGTGCCGCAGGAAATTATGTTCGATCCGTTCTTCACTCCGGCGGAATCGCTCGAAGTAGTTGCAGGCCTCTATGGTATCAAGAAATCGGAGCGTCGGACTATGGAATTGCTCCGTGCTGTGCATCTCGAAGACAAGGCCGACGCCTATTCGCGAACATTATCTGGCGGAATGAAACGGCGTCTGCTGGTCGCGAAAGCGATGGTTCACTCTCCGCCGATATTGGTTCTTGATGAACCGACAGCAGGCGTGGATATTGAATTGCGGCAACAGCTTTGGGAATATGTGGAACAACTCAACAGATCCGGGGTCACTATTGTTCTTACCACCCATTATCTTGAGGAAGCAGAAAACCTCTGTGACCGGATTGCGATCATCAACCATGGCAAGCTGATTGCACTTAAAACCACATCGGAACTGGTTGGAATGGCGCGAGAAAAGCTGGTCGAACTAACACTGGACCGGGATCTATCCGAAGATTCAGATGCGGTCACTTTTGCCGATGACCTGTTTCTGAAGGCCGAAATTATTGGCACGCGGACGATTGCCGTAACTTATAATAAGGATCGCACCAATGCTGGCGGCGTCATGGAAGCTGTCCAAAAACGCGGCTATCAGATTGTCGACGTAACGACCCGGGAAGCAGACCTGGAGGATGTGTTCCTTAACCTTACAAGGAAAGCAGCTTGA
- the nadB gene encoding L-aspartate oxidase produces MSHFDVIIVGSGAAGLSAAITLARTHKVLVLAKGDLAGGSTTWAQGGIAAVLDAGDTFENHIDDTMVAGAGLNRRETVEFVVENAPAAIERLEEMGVPFNKEAEVLHLTREGGHSHRRIVHVDDATGWAVQEALQNTAAAHPNITLQPHMVAIDLIADRHAETPAGKKNVWGVYALNNATGRVETLTSRATIMASGGAGRTYLFSTAPRGATGDGIAMAWRAGARVSNMEMMQFHPTCLYNLEVKNFLITEAVRGEGGHLKLPPPEKGGGQDGGERFMQRFDPERMELAPRDIVARANDHEIKRLGLDYVHLDISHRDPEFVKHHFPNIYDKLIGLGIDMTKEPIPVVPAQHYTCGGILIDLHGRTDLPGLYAAGEASESGLHGANRLASNSLLECFVFGDAAARDIAAHWNDMPDPPAIRPWDESRVTDSDEEVVIKQTWTEIRRFMWNYVGIVRTTKRLERAQHRIDLLRGEVEEYYGHFRVTQDLIELRNLIEVADLIVRSALARKESRGLHYITDYPELLPKAMDTVLVP; encoded by the coding sequence TTGAGCCACTTTGACGTTATCATTGTCGGCTCGGGTGCGGCGGGGCTGAGTGCGGCGATCACATTAGCGCGGACGCACAAGGTGCTGGTGCTGGCCAAGGGTGATCTAGCAGGCGGCTCAACAACGTGGGCGCAGGGTGGAATCGCCGCCGTCCTCGACGCTGGCGATACTTTTGAAAATCATATCGATGACACAATGGTAGCAGGCGCCGGCCTGAACCGCCGTGAAACCGTTGAATTTGTGGTCGAAAATGCTCCGGCCGCGATCGAACGGCTGGAAGAAATGGGCGTTCCGTTCAACAAGGAGGCTGAGGTTCTTCACCTCACCCGCGAAGGGGGGCATAGCCACCGCAGGATTGTCCACGTGGATGATGCGACCGGTTGGGCTGTGCAAGAAGCACTGCAAAATACCGCAGCCGCGCATCCGAACATTACCCTTCAACCGCATATGGTCGCGATTGACCTGATTGCTGACCGGCATGCCGAAACGCCAGCGGGTAAGAAGAATGTCTGGGGCGTTTATGCACTCAATAACGCCACCGGACGGGTAGAGACTTTAACATCTCGGGCAACAATCATGGCGAGCGGTGGTGCGGGCCGGACCTATTTATTCTCCACTGCGCCGCGCGGCGCTACCGGAGATGGCATAGCCATGGCCTGGCGCGCCGGCGCACGGGTTTCGAATATGGAAATGATGCAGTTCCACCCGACCTGTCTTTACAATCTTGAAGTCAAAAACTTTCTCATCACTGAAGCGGTACGCGGTGAAGGTGGCCATTTGAAACTACCGCCACCGGAAAAAGGTGGCGGCCAGGATGGCGGCGAGCGGTTTATGCAGCGCTTTGACCCCGAACGCATGGAATTGGCCCCGCGCGATATCGTTGCCCGGGCGAACGACCATGAAATTAAGCGGCTCGGCCTCGATTATGTCCATCTTGATATCTCGCACCGCGATCCGGAATTTGTGAAACATCATTTCCCGAACATTTATGACAAGCTCATAGGCCTTGGCATCGACATGACTAAAGAGCCGATACCGGTGGTCCCTGCCCAGCACTATACTTGCGGCGGCATATTGATCGATTTGCATGGTCGCACCGATCTGCCTGGCCTTTATGCAGCGGGTGAAGCCAGCGAAAGCGGCCTACACGGCGCCAATCGGCTTGCATCCAACAGCCTGCTCGAATGTTTCGTTTTCGGCGACGCTGCAGCCCGCGATATCGCGGCGCATTGGAATGACATGCCGGACCCCCCGGCCATCCGGCCCTGGGATGAAAGCCGGGTTACTGACAGTGACGAAGAAGTGGTCATCAAGCAGACCTGGACCGAAATCCGCCGGTTCATGTGGAACTATGTCGGCATCGTCCGCACCACCAAACGCCTCGAACGCGCCCAGCATCGCATCGACCTGCTCCGCGGCGAGGTCGAGGAATATTATGGCCATTTCCGCGTGACGCAGGATTTGATCGAATTACGCAACCTGATTGAGGTTGCGGATCTGATCGTGAGATCAGCGCTGGCCCGCAAAGAAAGCCGGGGGCTGCATTATATCACTGACTATCCGGAGCTATTGCCGAAGGCAATGGATACAGTCTTGGTACCTTAA
- a CDS encoding DUF4402 domain-containing protein, with protein MASVSRSITIVKNSDLLFGDFIAGTTNSNFRMHAVTGNLIQQSGDAVSIGGAQSRASFTATGTPFAQANIRRSQNSINIVRDGGTETMRVDNFWLGNSGGLRDQILDAAGQATYFVGGRLRIGPNQVAGTYRGTFEVTIEYQ; from the coding sequence ATGGCGTCGGTCAGTCGCAGTATTACAATTGTCAAAAATAGCGACTTGCTTTTCGGTGACTTTATAGCCGGGACGACCAATAGCAACTTTCGCATGCACGCTGTCACTGGCAATTTGATCCAGCAAAGCGGCGATGCGGTTTCAATTGGCGGTGCACAGAGCCGTGCTTCATTTACGGCGACCGGAACTCCCTTTGCGCAAGCGAATATAAGGCGTTCGCAAAATAGCATCAATATCGTTCGCGACGGCGGAACAGAGACAATGCGGGTTGATAATTTTTGGCTCGGCAACAGCGGAGGCTTGCGCGATCAGATTTTGGATGCTGCAGGACAAGCCACATATTTTGTCGGAGGCCGGTTGCGTATCGGACCTAATCAGGTCGCGGGTACATATCGCGGTACCTTTGAGGTGACGATTGAATATCAGTGA
- a CDS encoding acylase: protein MKAIKRVGIGLLILILLVAIALAVWEPMSVSSVSPPPAKNYEARIVRDNFGVPHIFGKTDADVAYGVAYAHAEDDFITLQEVTAMTRGRLATLNGTDGAPIDFVAALLDVDGTVKRKYDDLPEDVRAVLDGYASGLNAYADEHPDEVELSKLFPVNGRDIAAGFALRSPFFFGLNGPIQALTEGKPLRREGGPSLAVPIENRTVHPLSEDKIITPVGPDPDENGSNAYAIAPERSTDDKTRLISNSHQPLRGNVAWYELVVHSEEGWDFAGANFPGSPFPFLGHNKNLGWTNTVNRPDLIDIYKLTLNEKGNAYKYDDEWLPLEKKRIWLKIKYGPFVIPYPQMVYRSIHGPVIINGNGAYALRYAGMDQLDMLTQYYRINKAQDFDEWQAAMAGQGVPATNFIYADAKGNIGMFYNAMFPDRVPGFDWRTVLPGDNSKAVWQNTLPFTRVPALINPASGYVMNANNTPYVAAGPGDELNPETFSPLMGIEDDQTNRSRRSIELLEANGKIGEAEIRRIKYDTAYVQAGYAKDWLDKVAALDLTDDPQLSRAQALLAKWDWDLDGKGPADALALKVLRPANKAHYQRGTVPDPREILQETVNHLMEYFGRIDPPMLEVLRLRQGDVDLPIDGGNDTIRASTLWDVEEDGRLSVRHGDSFIMFVEWDKTGDVTSRSIQPFGAATTRPDSPHYTDQMQLFVDKKLKPVWFDPAELEKNKASEKVVGSTKGAEK, encoded by the coding sequence ATGAAGGCGATCAAGCGGGTAGGAATAGGATTATTGATCCTGATTTTGCTAGTCGCCATCGCGCTCGCGGTTTGGGAACCGATGAGCGTCTCGTCTGTATCACCACCACCGGCCAAAAATTATGAAGCGCGTATCGTCCGCGATAATTTCGGCGTTCCGCATATCTTTGGCAAGACGGATGCCGATGTCGCTTATGGTGTGGCTTATGCGCATGCCGAAGATGATTTCATAACGCTGCAAGAAGTGACCGCGATGACCCGTGGACGGCTTGCAACCCTAAACGGAACAGATGGCGCACCGATTGATTTTGTCGCGGCGCTGCTCGATGTTGATGGCACGGTAAAGAGGAAATATGACGATCTGCCGGAGGATGTGCGCGCGGTGCTGGACGGCTATGCGTCGGGACTAAATGCTTATGCGGACGAGCACCCGGATGAGGTAGAGCTTTCCAAGTTATTCCCGGTCAATGGTCGCGATATTGCTGCTGGCTTCGCGTTGCGCTCGCCGTTTTTCTTTGGACTTAATGGACCGATACAGGCGCTGACCGAGGGCAAGCCGCTGCGCAGGGAGGGAGGCCCCAGTCTGGCTGTTCCGATTGAAAACCGCACCGTGCATCCGCTGAGTGAAGACAAGATCATTACCCCCGTAGGGCCTGATCCTGACGAGAACGGGTCCAACGCCTATGCGATTGCGCCAGAGCGTTCGACCGACGACAAAACGCGGCTAATTTCTAACTCACACCAGCCTTTGCGCGGGAATGTCGCATGGTATGAACTGGTTGTGCATAGCGAGGAAGGCTGGGATTTCGCCGGCGCCAATTTCCCCGGATCGCCTTTCCCGTTTCTCGGGCATAACAAGAATCTGGGTTGGACCAATACAGTCAACCGCCCCGATCTCATCGATATCTACAAACTCACGCTGAACGAAAAGGGTAATGCCTATAAGTACGATGATGAATGGTTGCCGCTGGAGAAAAAGCGCATCTGGCTGAAAATCAAATATGGACCATTTGTCATTCCCTATCCGCAGATGGTTTACCGCTCCATCCATGGCCCAGTGATCATCAACGGCAATGGTGCTTATGCTCTGCGCTATGCGGGCATGGATCAGCTGGACATGCTCACCCAATATTACCGCATCAACAAGGCGCAGGATTTTGACGAGTGGCAAGCAGCGATGGCGGGGCAGGGGGTTCCAGCGACGAACTTCATCTATGCCGATGCCAAAGGCAATATCGGTATGTTCTATAACGCCATGTTCCCCGATCGTGTGCCCGGCTTTGATTGGCGGACCGTGCTACCGGGCGACAATAGCAAAGCGGTCTGGCAGAATACATTGCCGTTCACGCGGGTTCCGGCGCTGATCAACCCGGCATCGGGTTACGTGATGAACGCCAATAATACGCCTTATGTTGCGGCGGGGCCAGGCGATGAACTGAACCCGGAAACATTTTCTCCGCTGATGGGAATAGAGGATGACCAGACCAACCGTTCGCGCAGATCGATTGAGTTGCTGGAGGCCAATGGCAAGATTGGCGAAGCAGAAATCCGCCGGATCAAATATGATACCGCCTATGTTCAGGCGGGATATGCCAAAGACTGGCTCGACAAGGTCGCGGCGTTAGACCTGACAGACGATCCACAGCTGTCCAGAGCGCAGGCCTTGCTTGCGAAATGGGACTGGGATCTTGACGGTAAAGGGCCAGCCGACGCGCTCGCTCTCAAAGTCCTGCGTCCCGCAAACAAGGCGCATTACCAGCGTGGAACCGTGCCTGACCCGCGGGAGATATTGCAGGAAACGGTTAATCATCTGATGGAATATTTCGGGCGTATTGATCCGCCAATGCTTGAGGTGCTGCGCCTGCGTCAGGGCGATGTTGACCTACCGATTGATGGCGGCAACGACACGATCCGTGCCTCTACCTTGTGGGATGTTGAAGAGGACGGCCGCCTTTCGGTCCGTCACGGCGACAGCTTCATCATGTTCGTCGAATGGGATAAGACGGGTGATGTGACCTCGCGTTCCATACAGCCATTTGGAGCCGCAACGACAAGACCAGATAGCCCGCATTATACCGATCAGATGCAACTATTTGTGGACAAGAAGCTGAAACCGGTCTGGTTTGATCCAGCAGAGTTGGAGAAAAACAAGGCGAGTGAGAAGGTGGTAGGATCAACCAAAGGCGCTGAAAAATAG
- the tldD gene encoding metalloprotease TldD: protein MMKNLDPRSFLYRPDGLDPERAKALVSGSLSACDDGELYLQYSAVESFGFDDGRLKTADYSTDSGFGLRGVSGEMTGFSHSNEISEAAIKRAAQTLQLLDPAKGEAAPPPRGSNQHLYGEANPLETIPFAKKVALCQEIDAAARARDPRVAQVSVGLSGSWSVVEIVRPDGFVATDVRPLVRLNVSIVAEQNGRRETGSFGMGGRYLYDQLFEEARWNRAIDEALNQALVNLESVDAPAGEQTVLLGPGWPGIILHEAIGHGLEGDFNRKGTSAFSGRIRERVAAPGVTVVDDGSINERRGSLSIDDEGTPTQENVLIEDGILKCYMQDRLNARLMGVPATGNGRRESYAHAPMPRMTNTFMRGGKDDPDELMSRVKNGIYAKSFGGGQVDIVSGKFVFSCTEAYKIENGKLGAPIKGATLIGDGPTALTKVTGIGNDMALDEGIGVCGKGGQSVPAGVGQPTLLVDGLTVGGTAA from the coding sequence ATGATGAAAAATTTAGACCCCCGCTCGTTTCTGTATCGCCCGGACGGATTGGACCCGGAACGGGCCAAAGCCCTGGTCTCCGGTAGTCTTTCTGCCTGCGATGATGGTGAATTATACCTGCAATATAGCGCGGTGGAGAGCTTTGGCTTTGATGATGGCCGTCTGAAAACGGCTGATTACAGTACCGACAGCGGCTTTGGCCTGCGCGGTGTGTCCGGTGAAATGACCGGTTTTTCGCATAGCAACGAGATCAGCGAAGCAGCGATCAAACGCGCGGCACAAACGTTACAATTGCTCGACCCGGCCAAGGGTGAGGCAGCCCCGCCGCCGCGTGGATCGAACCAGCATCTATACGGTGAAGCCAACCCGCTCGAAACCATTCCATTCGCGAAGAAAGTCGCGCTGTGTCAAGAAATTGACGCTGCGGCCCGTGCCCGTGATCCGCGTGTTGCACAGGTTTCGGTTGGTCTTTCCGGCAGCTGGTCTGTGGTCGAAATCGTTCGCCCCGATGGTTTTGTCGCGACCGACGTGCGACCGCTGGTACGGCTCAACGTATCGATTGTCGCCGAGCAAAATGGTCGCCGCGAAACCGGCAGCTTTGGCATGGGTGGGCGCTATTTATACGATCAGCTTTTTGAAGAAGCCCGCTGGAACCGCGCGATTGATGAAGCGCTCAACCAAGCGCTGGTCAATCTGGAAAGCGTGGATGCGCCGGCTGGCGAACAAACCGTTTTGCTTGGCCCCGGCTGGCCCGGTATTATCTTGCACGAAGCCATTGGTCACGGTCTCGAAGGCGATTTCAACCGCAAGGGCACGAGCGCCTTTTCCGGTCGCATTCGCGAGCGTGTAGCAGCACCCGGTGTTACAGTTGTTGACGATGGTTCGATCAATGAACGGCGCGGATCGCTGAGCATTGATGATGAAGGCACGCCGACGCAGGAAAATGTGCTGATCGAGGATGGTATCCTCAAATGCTATATGCAGGACCGGCTCAATGCGCGTCTGATGGGCGTACCGGCAACCGGCAATGGTCGCCGCGAAAGCTATGCCCATGCGCCAATGCCGCGGATGACCAACACGTTCATGCGGGGCGGCAAGGATGATCCCGATGAGCTGATGAGCCGCGTCAAAAACGGCATCTACGCCAAGAGTTTTGGCGGCGGTCAGGTCGATATTGTCTCCGGCAAGTTCGTCTTCTCCTGCACCGAGGCATACAAGATTGAGAACGGCAAATTGGGGGCACCGATTAAAGGCGCCACCCTGATCGGTGATGGTCCGACCGCGCTGACCAAGGTGACCGGTATCGGCAATGACATGGCGCTGGACGAGGGCATCGGTGTCTGCGGCAAAGGCGGGCAATCCGTGCCAGCTGGCGTTGGACAGCCGACCTTGCTGGTGGATGGCTTGACTGTTGGGGGCACTGCCGCTTGA
- a CDS encoding DUF924 family protein, with protein MSWTDDILGYWFDELSPDDWFGSGDRMDEPIRERFQELWEEQKTKVAEDFLGSPEQALAAIILFDQFPRNMFRDTAEAFATDHLALQIAKEAIDREMDHKLTDEQRMFVYMPFMHSEDLDDQTRSLGLFTALGIENNIKFAKAHRDIIVKYGRFPHRNEVLGRETRPEEQAAIEQGSDW; from the coding sequence ATGAGCTGGACTGATGACATCCTTGGTTACTGGTTCGATGAACTCAGCCCTGACGATTGGTTCGGATCCGGCGACAGAATGGATGAGCCAATCCGAGAGCGCTTTCAGGAACTTTGGGAAGAGCAAAAAACGAAGGTCGCAGAGGACTTTCTGGGTTCGCCAGAACAAGCCTTGGCCGCGATCATCCTGTTCGATCAATTCCCGCGCAATATGTTCCGGGATACCGCAGAAGCCTTCGCCACCGATCATCTGGCTCTGCAAATTGCCAAAGAAGCGATCGACCGCGAAATGGATCACAAGCTGACGGACGAGCAACGCATGTTTGTCTATATGCCGTTCATGCATAGCGAGGATCTGGACGATCAGACCCGCTCGCTCGGATTATTCACCGCCTTGGGCATTGAAAATAATATCAAATTTGCCAAGGCGCACCGTGATATCATCGTCAAATACGGCCGCTTTCCGCATCGCAATGAGGTACTGGGCCGCGAGACCCGACCCGAAGAACAGGCCGCGATTGAGCAAGGTTCGGATTGGTAG
- a CDS encoding pyridoxamine 5'-phosphate oxidase family protein encodes MADFFDALNDDHSAFIAKQPIFFVATAAPDARINLSPKGYDAFRVLGPKRVAYLDLGGSGNETHAHMIADGRVTIMFNNFANPALIMRLYGTGKPVLPQDEGWDELAAHFEILPGTRQIFDIAVDNVQTSCGWGVPQMELKSERETLVKYHRQSDPEKWMEKTAERVQSIDGLPTRATDRYLGGDG; translated from the coding sequence ATGGCTGATTTTTTCGATGCGCTGAATGATGACCACTCGGCTTTTATTGCGAAACAGCCGATATTCTTTGTGGCAACGGCTGCGCCTGATGCCCGGATCAACCTGTCTCCCAAAGGCTATGATGCTTTTCGGGTGCTGGGACCAAAACGCGTTGCTTATCTCGATCTTGGCGGGTCCGGCAATGAAACCCACGCGCATATGATCGCCGATGGCCGGGTGACGATCATGTTCAATAATTTCGCCAATCCAGCGCTGATCATGCGGCTTTACGGGACCGGAAAGCCGGTCTTGCCGCAGGATGAAGGCTGGGATGAACTGGCGGCCCATTTCGAGATTTTGCCCGGGACGCGGCAGATATTCGATATCGCGGTGGATAATGTGCAAACCAGCTGCGGCTGGGGCGTCCCGCAGATGGAATTGAAATCAGAGCGCGAAACTTTGGTCAAATATCACCGACAGTCCGATCCGGAAAAATGGATGGAGAAGACCGCTGAACGGGTGCAGAGCATTGACGGCCTGCCAACCCGCGCGACCGATCGGTATCTGGGCGGGGATGGCTAA